The following is a genomic window from Nymphaea colorata isolate Beijing-Zhang1983 chromosome 3, ASM883128v2, whole genome shotgun sequence.
ATCCCCCATTGTTGACCTTCAAATATAATCACATCACATGTATCTGCATGTCATTTGAAGATGGTACGTGCTTGTTGCAGATTTTTCTGCAAATTGAAGGTCAGAAAATGGCTGATTGAAGGTTTTCGAGAGTGTTGGAGTAATGGCTTTGGTGGTGAGAATTGGTACGCCGTTTGTTTTATTTCGAGCGTCGGGAACAGCAACCTCGTAAGCTTGCCACTTCTCATTACTTGTTTTGGGCATTCCACTGACTAGTAAAGTTTTTATCATTGACgtaaggaaaaaggaagaaaagcagtctaaaattcatttgaaaaagaaaaatcaacagGATTCGTTttcatgaaactaagaaatatattttatattcaacaATCTTAATCGACGCCGACCCTACCAAGCTGGAGATGAATTCACTTATGTAGGCGCTCCAGCTCATCTTGCTGATGAGTAAATCTTGAGCTAAGTTCACAATAGATGCATAAAAAGGAAGTTTTTACTTAGGAGAGAActtaaaaaaatcttaattgCTAGTTACTTAAGGCACATAACATAGTTGGTCGAGCAAGCATGTGCATAGAAGGCATGTTTGTTATTCGATTTTTATATGTGCTACTCTCTTCAACAATAAAAAGTAGAATCGTGACACTCAAGTTAAACAACAGTTATATCTCCGATCTCAAGGCAATATAAGAATCGGACAAGaactttcaatctttttttgtccttgttaaacTCTTATTCAGCcaaaaaaatcaatcacttaCTTTAGATCTTATGCGTGCTTTTCGAGGGtctcaaaattcaaaaagtGTTCCCCATTGGGGCGATATTCGACAAAAATCATCGGTTTTCCCTTCCTGCTTAATGTCTTCGTGTTGGGGAAATTGAAACCATGTCGCCCACAGAGTTTTGCACATGACAATAAGAACTGTGTCCATTATAATAAGAGCTGCTGTACTTTGATGGTCGCTTCCCCATTCCTTCCTTTAATATTGTTAAGTGGAAAACAACGCGTgggtacttaaaaaaaaaaaaaatctaaataaaGGACAGGGAAATGCATTCCGTCGAATATCGTAGTGGATATATTAGTATTTATATAAATTacttaaaaatagtttttgtgTTTCATGATACGGTGTTTCAACTAATACAAGTTTAGAtcatttttatatgaaaaagcaaaaaagatatCGCGTACTGCCCGATACGAAGCCGCGTCAATAGGCACATGCTTATTTTCCTGGCAGCTCGTATCGGGGGGGCTGGTTCTCTCCCATCTAGCTCGACCCAGTGGGAGCATCTGACTCGGCCGGACCGAGTCAGAAGTTCATCTCCGTcctattcaataaaaaaagggCAATTTCGGCATCTTGGGTTTGACGTCCTTTGGATAAAGATTCCAAACACGCCTTTACGCTCCTTCTTACCCAAAAAGCGCGCTTCCGCAATGACCTCGACGAATCGTGAGCGACCACGTGGATGTCCGGAGCGGCAACCCGGATTGGACGCGTGTCGCCCGATCCGTCACCCTTACGTTGTCATGAACGGTCGCGATTAATTTCCCGTCGGGGTCACGGGCCACGTCGGATGGCGTCCCGTGCTGAACCTTTTCGCCAACGACGTCGACGTGGCGGATGATTCGGCGCCACGACAGCCAAGCGGAAGCCGTTCGCGGATGCGAAAAGACTCTACTACCCTTGGCTATTAAAAGTGTTAAAAATTGAGTAAACCTGACATACTTTTTGAAGCTGAAGCAAATTCATTTTAATtcgattttaagttttaatttaaAAAGCTTTTGTTTACGATCCAACATACATATGATCCCCACGAGGCAATTAGATGATTTCAGATTTTAAGATTAAAACTCTTTTTCGTCTAATTATTTCGTACTTGATAAATTTCATATGATTATGACAGCGCTTAACTAAGTGCGACTTACGTCCCTAGCCTTCATACTGTGATGTTGGGTGACAATGATGTTGCGATGGACACCGAGATTAATGAAACTAGGTTCGTGATTTGTCTTGAATTGAAGAGAACCAACCAGTTTTTGTAACTTGGTAATATATGTCATAAGTTAAAGTGCTATATCTATAATAGTATTTTGAGATGTTGAAATAGCTTGAACTTGGTATGTACCGCCTTGTAAGAATATAAGGCAACATAAATACTTCATGTTACAATAATTTTGGCTTGCCTAGTGATGGTACATCGGATATTATTTGTCATAGAGAACGTGtgataagaagaacattgtCTTCTTATaatgtgtttaaaaaaaaactccatgTTCATAGAAAATATTGAGACAACTTGTTCCACTCTCACATTGAGCTTGCCCTAGTTCTATGGATTCCAATCTATCCCTCAGTAGTTTTGGTTTTTGCGTGGTAGGTCATAATCTACCACCAAATTGTTTCAATTCCAGTttacaaaatgttaaaaactaaCACAACCAATTActtaacaactttttttataaactCTTGACAAGCAAGCGTTCACAATCTTCAATTGACAACTAAACATATCGAAATAAAAAGTCACAAATATAGACATTTATTTATGTGGACTATCTATCTATATTTGAAGATTGTGGACTAAACATCTCAAAATGAAATGTCACAAATATAGTCATCTATGTGGACCATCTATATTTACACTCGTTTCTTGAAACAATGACACTAACATTCTTTGATCATGTCTCTAGTGGCAAAAGCCTTGTTAAGGGCAACATATTTCTATTCTCCAAATAATTCAATACGTTGCCCTGGAATTAATGTAGGGGTATTATTGGAAATAAAATTGCTTTCATTTAGTCTTGATTTTGAACAGCCTGGCGCCTTGTCTGAAAGAAGCAATCGGCCTCAGTTGTCCTTATCATATTCAATGTCAGAGTTTGCAGCTTTTTGCTTGCTTTCTGCCATAAATAATTTGCACAATCTTTACCCTCAACTGTCATGTTGTGTCAAACGATAATTCTACATGTCAATTCGGTTCCTTATCCAACAACGTATCGGATCCAAACTTTGATAACCCCGAAAGGTCTGAAAGAGTGAATTTTCAATCTAGAAACCAAACGAGGAAAACTTTTTCTTGGAAAACTTTCAGCCCCTTTCATGTTGGGAAGTAAACCCTCAGCAGGTCCCCCCACTATCTTTTTTCTGAAAGTTATTTTCCTTGTCCTAAGAGCTTTTCCGTCAAAGTCATTTGCTGCTGTTAAAGAAATCCACACATCGTTTACGGGACACAAACTCGACAAAGAGAGTCTTTGTCCAAGAAATAGTCATTCTAAATTTACATGGAAAAGACATTTATATTTAAGTGTGTAATTAACATTCTACAAAGGTCCAATAATCAACCATCGAATCTTTTTAGCTTATAAATTCTCAGCTTGGCATGTGAGACCCTTTTATCTaccactctctttctctctctaatatatataaatatatatatatatatatatatatatatatattagagagagacTGATAAAATCCATGTCCgattataaaaaaagaaaggaagactAAAAACCTATTTGAAACGAATATTTAATGATCATGGACGAGCCCATTGAACAGTAGAAGCTATGGGCAATTCCTTAGTTCTATTCGAGATAACTTGGTATGTGAGAATGTGAAGACTAGTAGTTTCattcaaaataatataaacGAGAAGAATAGATTCCACGGGGGAGACGAGTCAAAAACATGAGCATGTGCTGCCCACCCCTTGATTTAGAAAATCCTAATGTGGATTCTGTAGCTCCAACTTGCTCAATTAGGCATAAATTGACCagcctttttttatttatttatttcaaaccaCTTTTAAAGTAttaggattttttaaaaaaaaaattctgcaaaaaatATCTTACATACAAAAATAAATGCGGAGCTTGACCACTTAGTCATGTTTCTCTTGAACTCGAGTTGCTCGGCTCGTTGTTTGGTGTCTAAGATCCACGTGATTGCTGGGCTCCCAAACTCCATCCAAGTCATCCAAATTTGAGTGATTGGGTCCCATATGCCGGATCCAAATCTACAAGGGGGAGATCCAATGACCACAGACTCGGATCCCCAATCGAGCATATCCGGTTCGACGTCCGATCCGAGTCGGTTAAAACGTGAGCAACGTGCGTCAGCCGTACAACGGAAAAGTAGTGGTACCTGTCGGCTGAAGATGCGGGAGGTAAACGAACGGAACGGGGAGAGGGGAGTCATTGTGGGGAGATGGGTGGGGGTAGAGACGTAACTTCAGGTCAGTTATACTTTTTCCTCCACTGTTCACGCCTTTACACATCGCCGAGAAGAGTGGAGCCCGCACCATCCTGCACTTttccgctctccctctctcatattTATTTGGGTTTGCTCATTtaaatttattgcttttttgATTTTTCCCGAGGCAGAAAGGGGAGGGCAAAAAGGTAGGCAGAGCCTGTCCTCCCGTCTCTTCATCccaaaactttttcttcttttcttttttttttttatttttctttccccttcattttctttatttcgcTCGCGAGCTTTCATACGGCTCACTGATCGTTTGTTCGTTTTGAGGTACGATCTTTAATTAATGATGGATTTGCtgtactttttttttggcatttttttttctttttgatttgtCGAAGCGCGGGATTCGTCGTTCACAACGTTATCTTTCGGGTTCGGGCAAGGCTTTTAGCTTTTTTTCGTTATTTTTGTTGTGAGTTTCTGttgagattttggattcggTGAGAGTGAGTTGAGATCTGCTGGAATTGtcggaatttttttttgctgtctGTGGATTTTTGCCTTTCGGACTCCACTACTGGTGATTCCAGTAGGTTTCCGATGAGAGAATCTATGCTTCTGTGTAGAATCTGCAGCTGACGGCGTGAATTTAGCTGCGAACTTTGGCTCTGTCTCTCGGTTTAACGATTTTGTGTAAACATGACGCTTTTTGTTAGGAGAATCAGCGGCAGAATAGTGTTTTTTTCGTGTCTAAAGGTGGGATTTGTGATTGAGGATTGCTTGAATCTGTTGAGTATTGTGGGCTCTTGTCGGGGAAAAAGGTACTAAGATTTTGTACAGAAGACGACTTTCATTTTCGGGCTAATTTCTGTTTGGAAAACTTTAGCCGCAGCCTCTTTGGTTTGATGAATTGCCCAAAAAATTGGTTTCTGTTTAGcagtgtgatttttttttttttttttgggctaaCTTGacgtttctttttctttcttctttttgggtgaTTTAGGCCTTCGCCGGGGTACTTTTTCTGGtattgcttaatttttttttttaaaatgatttgaTAGTAGTGCTTTGGCGTTGGTTTGGTACGTGAAAATTCAgcttatatattttcttttttcgtttttttttagACCTTTCTGAACATGAGTTCATCATCAGAGCTGTCAAAGCCATGGATCGAGGCGCCGTGTTTCTCCAATGTCCACTGAAAACAGTACGAGTTTGTCTTCATTTAGGAAATGAAGTTCCTCCCATTAGACCCTAAATATGATCTACGACTATTCTGTTACAAGACAATGGAAGTTTACCatttccaaatatttttctttaaggaTTGGTTCAGTCTCTCCAGCAACAAGACATACTTTCTTCAAGATTTGAGGAAGTGAAACTTCCAAGAAAGCCATGAAATTTCACCGTTCAATTTCGTATTAGTCTATTGTCTTTGTATTTTGTTCTCTTAAATCGAAGATTTGTGAAATAGTGAGGATTGGCGGTATCTTCGGATGTGCTAGTAGGGTCTTGAAACATCTTTTTACCTGGCACATGTCGATGGAAACAAAGCGTGAAGAACTAGTAGTTCCTGCGCCTGGAGAGGTCTAACAAGAAAATTAACCCTCGTTCAAGAACCATTTGTTATCGTCCACTATCTCATTTGTTATGCATTGCGTATCagcttttttttatctttgtgCACATTGTATTGTCACTTGTCAATTGCAGTTGCATTGGTTCCTTCATTCCTCGGCTTGTTGTGGTCTGATTctgattttctcttttcaactgtAATGAGTCAATAACTGCAAACCATTCAATTGTTGAGATTAAGTGCATATATGTTGATTAAAATAGCTACGAATTTTCAGCTAAAGCTATGATGGTTTTTGTACTAAATGGAGATCTTACATTATCACTGAGATTGATGACAAGTCTAAACTCTTGAATCTGCATTGCAATTCAGGTTGATGACAAGCCTAAGAGGTTGAAATTTCAGAGTGATTAAGGTTGATAAGGAGTCACATATCTTGCCAACTCAAGGAGTCCAATTTCTTACCTCTGATTCTCTGGAATATTTACAAAAGAATGGGTGTTGTGTGTGACTTTTGTGGAGATCAAAGATCTGTTGTTTACTGCAAGTCAGATGCTGCGTGCTTATGCCTTTCATGCGACCGGAATGTTCATTCAGCAAATGCACTTTCTCAACGCCATTCTCGGACGCTGTTGTGTGATGGATGCAATTCACAACCGGCTAGAGTCAGGTGTATTGAAGAAAAAGTgtcattttgtcaaaactgtGACTGGAACAGACATGGTGGTTCAACTACAACTTCTGAACACAAGAGACAGGCAATAAACTCTTATGCTGGCTGTCCCTCTGCTGCAGAACTTTCTAGAATATGGTCCTTTATTTTGGAATTTCCTTCTTCTGGGGATTCTAAACGTGAACAAGGGATGACCTTGACAAGCATTAACGAGGATAGTGTCACCAACTGTTGGGAGCCTTCAAGCAGCAACACTCTGGACCTAACTATGCAGAGCCAACTAGGAGAGATGGAAACCACAGATAAATCCAGTTTTTGGATGGACTCTTCACCATTGCCCCCATTAAACTCTATGCCATTTGGTGTGGATCAACAAGATGGAATGTTAGACTCTGCTCTACAAAAGGTGAAATCATGATGATGCCTCTGTTCTTATTTAATCTGGATATATTTTCAATGGTATATGTTTCATGCTAATCACCTATTCCACATGATAATTTGCCATCGGaatcacccattttaaacaTATGAACCTCAAGTCATAATGAGTAAAATCACCAACAAGAGGCTTAAGCACAATACTATCTGGTTAGGTGGGAACAAACTTCTGGAATTGAGTTGCTTGCTTCCTCCTGCAAATGTGCATCTTGGAAGTagtaaagcaaaaaagaaaaaagtatccCTTCAGCTGACTTGTTGTGTTGGGGTTTTCCTGCCAAATTCCTTGGGCATTTTACTACTTTTATCCCATACTATCCTCTGCCTATTGTTCTTGCCATTAACCTGATCGACTTCTGATGAGCTGTTGAATTAGGTGGTAGCATCTGATGGGTCGCTGCATTGATCTGTTCTATTTTTCTCGGAGTCAGTCTTGGAAGCTAGACAATGTGGGATGCATAGATTTCTTTTAGCCTTTCTGTACATCCATTTCTAGTTGTTTTTTcctccgattttttttttttaagacaagTTTCCTCTTCCTTGTATTTCTCAATTGTGTTACAAGGCAAAGCACCTTTTGTCAATCATGTGCAACCTGTAAATTATATTACAACAGGGCGAACTATACATATTTTTCAGACAGCATGAAGAGAATGTGGATTACTTATTTTCTTGAAACCTTACACAAGATGAACCTAAATATTATCTTGCAATTGGCTTTCATGTCATGAAAGTACAATAGTTTCCTGAAGTGGCTTTTTTGTCATGGAATCCAAATTCTTATGTCTatagtttatttctttccatgagCTATTAGATTTCTTCTGCTTTTTGTGAGTAGTAGAGCTTCAAGTTTGTTCAAAGCACTACAAAACTTTTCTGATGCTACATGCAGTTATCGTGTGATGGAATGAAGGACCTTGGAATTTTTGAGGATGAAGAGCTATATGAAGACTTCAATATGGGTGATGTAGACCTAACGTTTGAGAATTATGAAGAACTTTTTGGAAATTCCCAGAATAACTCTCAACTTCCTTTTGATGATGGTGGTGCTGATAGGCTGTTATTGGGGAAGAATGTCTCTGCGGCCAACTCAAATGGAAGAAATGAGATTGTCTTAGAGGTGATTACTTTTGTTCATGATGCTTTTTTCTATCTTGATTGCCAATGCCCATTTTGAttgctacatatatatatatgtgtgtgtgtgtgtgtgatcgGTGACTCTAGCTATCCAtagtcacccaaccatctaatcaaGACTATCAATCTAAAGCAaatggatggttaagagaaaaaaaaggagaaaaaggtgtaAAATAATATTGTAggacaaaaatacccatcacctttttctttttgtttttctcttaaccgtcCATCATATTAGATCGAACAGTCctgattagatggttgggtgGCTCTACAAagccagagtcaccattcaattttcctatatattttttatttagttaATTATTGTTTAGTTGCTtcatttatctatatttacattttagtcattacaaACCTTTTCTATTAGAACTAGTTTAGCCAGATGCGCATTTAAAATGATCAGTTTTGTCCCGGTTCGGCTGACCGCACCAGACGTACTGTATCAAAAAAGCACTAACATTGACACTGGTGTGGCAGCCGTTTAGGAGCACCCATCTAACATAGTGGACAACTTTATCACTAGTTCATTGTTTCTAGGCaatcatatttatttatattattatagatataactatatatatatatatatgtatatatatgttctcGCCACACCCACACctatgtttttttagaaaatgctGCAGCCACTCCTTCACCTGCACTTGCACCCGCACTTGCACCTGCACCCACGCCCATACCTGCACCCCGCATCTATGTGACATAGAGATCTGACATATGTCTAAATGGGTTTATGAAACTAATTCTCAGTGCAAATATGAGGCTTGTTGCTTTGCATGTCCTTGTAAGACAGCTAGCTGCAAGCCTCATTTTGGTGAGGCTGTGCTGTCAGACTGGCAAGTCTGGATTGATAACTAGTGGCTGAATTGCCTGATCAACATTTGCTAGAAATATGAGCAAATCAATCTTCAATGCACACCTTCCTCTGCAGTTGTGTCAAATGATTTAAAAGCTGCATGAGTATGTCAAACATGATGATCACAATAAAAGATTAGGTTCATATTTTCTTGTAAAGCTATGAAATTAATGCTTTAACACCATGGGTATCTAGAATTCCATCTGCTTGTGGTATTATGATGTATATGGATGGTGATTCTTGGGTTGGTTATATGGACTAATCTTTCATTTCCAAGgttgtttctttcttatatCATGACACCATATGTTTTTCCTTAAAAACATCATATGGTCCTGAATGATTAAAGTAAATTGTTCATGCAAGTGGGGCTTGAGGTCATTTGAACAGGATATTGTAAACTTTGCCATTCATGATGGAAACCATAGAAACTCAATTCCTTGCCTGATGTCAGTGTCTGGAAATGTCTTCCCTGTCTTTTTGTGCCTTAGGTAGGAAATTATCAATGCAATACTGAATACTGTATGTGTTCATGAGATCACACTGATTTTGTTAGTGAGGTTTACTGCTGTTTTTATTCAAAAGAACTTAATTGGTGTTCTATCTGTTTTCTTGGCCAGGCTTCTTCTTCAGCAGCAGATCATGCATCAATTGATGAGTCCCTTCTTGCTCGTCCAGCAAAAAAATTGCATGCAGCATGCAGAAGTGTGGTCTCTGATTCGGTAATGCCAAGTCATTGCCCTGACACCGAGACAACTCTTTGTCTGCCACCAAGACAAGCATGTTCGAATTTGTCACTTGCATTTTCAGCATTGAGTGGTGAAAGCAGTGCTGGAGATTATCAAGATTGTGGGATGTCATCTATGCTCCTGATGGGGGAACCTCCTTGGTTTTCTACTGGTTCAGACAACTCACATACTCAAGCGAGCAGAGATAATGCTGTCATGCGttataaagagaagaaaaagactCGCAAGTAAGTCTTATTAGTTATAAGTAGCTCCCTGTAAGTGTTGGACATGTTCTCTTTTGTGCAGTTATGCTTGCTTAAGGTTCCTAAGTGAAATTGATTATTTGAGCGATTTAGTTGAAGCCGACAAATGTTTTGACACGAGCTCACATTGCAAAGTTGTACCTGTGTGGTTTGCAATGGTTGTTTGCTGAATGCAGAATATGTTGTGAATAATTGCAAGGGCTTTAAAATGCTGATTGAGATTGAAGTGTTGGCTTGAACGTGAGGCCACATGGTGGAAGTGGGTGGGAAAGaacacttttttgttttaccaaatgctttagaaaaaaaagagaactactagaaatttcaaaaacttcccTTCGTTTTTCCTCCATATAAGTTTTTATCAGGTTTCTGAAATACTGCATCTTGGCGTTTTAATTCTATACCTGTCTCTGCTGCTGTAGGGAAAGGAGGGGGGAGAAGCGGTGAATTTGGAGAGTGGATGTGCCCTATTCCGAGCAGAagttttgccttttcttttcacGCATGCATTAAATAAACAGGACACCTGAGCATATAGCCTATGCCTTGCTTTCCTGCCCTCTTGCGATTGGCCAACCATAAAATTCTCCTAGCAGATCTTTCCCAGCTTGAGACTTACTAATGCAGCTAATGTAGTGACTGTGAATTATGCTTAATAACTTATTGTGGCATTGTTTCATTTGTATATGGCTATATGCTAATGTACTGTTTaccttttaaataaatgaatgcaATTGACCTAGCTTACAAATTGCAATAATTTGGGCTGCATGTTAGCTCCATAACCCAGAGTCAGATTGAAGAGTCTCAAACGATTTCATATGAAACtgccatttcattttctctttctcacctGAACTTTTTTATTGATCTAATTGACAAACAGGTTTGAGAAAAAGATAAGATATGCTTCTCGTAAGGCCAGGGCTGACATCAGAAAACGTGTGAAGGGCAGGTTTGTCAAGGCTGGCGATGCCTATGATTATGACCCACTCTCTGAGACGAAAAGCAGCTGAATAGAGAAAAGCATCCTCAATTAAATGCCTGAGCGAAATGGCATATAACGGATGCAGAATTAATGTAGACATTTGTGCGAGGTTTGTATATTGCCAGCTCGAGAGCTTTCAGTTACCTCCATGATTGTTCTTCCACATAAAGATAAATGATGGCAATCCGGAAGACGTATGAAATGTGCACATGCAGTGTCAAAATTAATTGATGCCTAAGCTATAGGATGCCCACAAATAAGCTTCTAACTGTGTTTATTCTTGAGGAAGATGCAGAAAATGTAAGGACGTATATCGATAAAAGCCATTGAAGAGAAGGCTAAGTATGCGAATGCAGGCTGACTATTGGAAGCAAAGGCaataagaaaaatgttagcGTACAAGGGAACTTGATGCAGCATATGTAAACATCAGCATTTTTCGGCAGCATTTTCCCCAAATGAAGTctggaaaatagaaaaaggaaaaaagtaaatgaaagCACAGGAGAATCGGAGTTGCAGTTTTGGAAGTTTTGCCAGAAGTAGTTGACCCTTTCTCTTAACCTCAAAAGATTTGAGTGCTCCACtcaattttgtaaatattttgcATTGGTATCGAACACTTCTATTTATGTCGAAACTCATTTATGAGATTATGGGCCTTTACTTCCCCATACTGCTGCATCTTCTGGTGCTGTTGCAAGAATAATAATGTGTACACGAGTATGGCAATGCTATGGACCCGTATAGCaaacttgaatttttccttGTATATATAGTTGTGGAactacattcttttttttcttttcgttatTGTTCCCGTCATCATCTATTCCTGGCCGCAGAGAGTGCTTTTCATGTTGGTCCTTTATCCCTGCAAGAGATTGTTCTGGAGGAAAAGCTAGACGCTATCACCACTCTTCATTTGAGAAATTCTCAGCCCTTCATATGAAACTATTGTGCGTGAATCTTTCTTTCGGATTTGAAGGAGGAGGGTAATCAATGGCCACTTTTCTAGATGGCAACcacttttgttttttgaatgacAAGTGCAATCAATGTCTTCCTGGTTTCGTTTGTAAAATCATCCGCTTGGAAGCTTCGAGTTTTCACAACGGCATTTtttggtctctttctctctctatatatgaTTGACAGAATGGGCTGGTAACGCACGGCTTGTAAACGCATTGTGAACGAGATTGAGCTCATCATCGAATTTTATGGAAGGGACATGAGCCAACTCGTTCTTCGATTGTTTTAGGCGTCCTTTATGATCCCATATAACTTGAGTGTGAAACAAGATTCCGGCCCATTTTCGAGTTGGCTTTAAAGCTCCAGGTCAATAACTGGGCTTCCCATATATGTTCGTTCAATCCTCACTGGCCagtaaataaatacataaaacaaaGAGTTGTGTGTATCTTGTACATACCTATCACAGATCAACACCGAATTATATTATAAAATGTGTAAAGCATATGCGTAACATCTCAACAAATTTATGATGTGAAggaaggttgtgtttgtttctaACAAATTTATGATGTGAAggaaggttgtgtttgtttcactgcatATCTTAGATCCACGGTGATCTGTGATCCTTAAGATTTAGATCCCGAATTTTCGATATTTCTTTCTATTTCGGTCAGACCCTCTCTccatctgaccttaaatccatgcaGTCTTGGACTTAAGATCTGAGAACTTAAAGAAAATCACCTTCATGCACAGTGAGGTGGAAGATGGTCGGGAGCTCTTCTAGATGAAGCAACGACTAGGTTGCAAGGTTCGTTCAGGATGAACCTCCTAAAAGTAAAGCATTCAAGTGTTTCCTACTTACAGGATGCGATGTTGTGGAACATTGGCGCTGCTGCAGGAGACGCCTTATAAACAAACT
Proteins encoded in this region:
- the LOC116250586 gene encoding zinc finger protein CONSTANS-LIKE 9 isoform X1 — translated: MGVVCDFCGDQRSVVYCKSDAACLCLSCDRNVHSANALSQRHSRTLLCDGCNSQPARVRCIEEKVSFCQNCDWNRHGGSTTTSEHKRQAINSYAGCPSAAELSRIWSFILEFPSSGDSKREQGMTLTSINEDSVTNCWEPSSSNTLDLTMQSQLGEMETTDKSSFWMDSSPLPPLNSMPFGVDQQDGMLDSALQKLSCDGMKDLGIFEDEELYEDFNMGDVDLTFENYEELFGNSQNNSQLPFDDGGADRLLLGKNVSAANSNGRNEIVLEASSSAADHASIDESLLARPAKKLHAACRSVVSDSVMPSHCPDTETTLCLPPRQACSNLSLAFSALSGESSAGDYQDCGMSSMLLMGEPPWFSTGSDNSHTQASRDNAVMRYKEKKKTRKFEKKIRYASRKARADIRKRVKGRFVKAGDAYDYDPLSETKSS
- the LOC116250586 gene encoding zinc finger protein CONSTANS-LIKE 10 isoform X2 — its product is MGVVCDFCGDQRSVVYCKSDAACLCLSCDRNVHSANALSQRHSRTLLCDGCNSQPARVRCIEEKVSFCQNCDWNRHGGSTTTSEHKRQAINSYAGCPSAAELSRIWSFILEFPSSGDSKREQGMTLTSINEDSVTNCWEPSSSNTLDLTMQSQLGEMETTDKSSFWMDSSPLPPLNSMPFGVDQQDGMLDSALQKLSCDGMKDLGIFEDEELYEDFNMGDVDLTFENYEELFGNSQNNSQLPFDDGGADRLLLGKNVSAANSNGRNEIVLEASSSAADHASIDESLLARPAKKLHAACRSVVSDSVMPSHCPDTETTLCLPPRQACSNLSLAFSALSGESSAGDYQDCGMSSMLLMGEPPWFSTGSDNSHTQASRDNAVMRYKEKKKTRKERRGEKR